The Euphorbia lathyris chromosome 3, ddEupLath1.1, whole genome shotgun sequence genome contains a region encoding:
- the LOC136224331 gene encoding GTP cyclohydrolase 1-like — protein MGALDEGHFHVEFENGVKVDCLDLGIEEQLETLPIETAVKVLLQGLGENINREGLKKTPLRVAKALLYATKGYKENAKEIIHSALFPEAGLDNAVGHAGGLGGLVMVRDLDLFSYCESCLLPIQVKCHVGYVPTGQRVVGLSKLSRVADVYAKRLQHPQRLANEICSALQHGIKSAGVAVVLHCLHINFPNSESFLLDSNHQGWVKTMVHSGSGVFDDENADIWSDFLSLLRLRGIDVSQIKHSSKQCWCPSQSPSCSKFSSPKQGMVSAVASILTSIGEDPLRKELVGTPSRFLKWLMNFQTTNLGMKLNGFACVGTDSLKINGDVRQNKERMCSELNLSLWSQCEHHLLPFYGVVHIGYFLAEGFNPIEKSILLSIVNFYGFKLQVQERLTRQIAETVTSLLGEDVMVVVEANHTCMISRGIEKFGSSTATIAVLGRFATDSVARAQFLQSIPSSSSGGSLLS, from the exons ATGGGCGCCTTGGATGAGGGGCATTTCCATGTGGAATTTGAAAATGGTGTGAAAGTAGATTGCCTTGATCTGGGAATTGAAGAACAACTTGAGACTTTACCTATTGAAACTGCTGTGAAAGTTCTATTGCAAGGACTCGGTGAAAATATCAATAGAGAAGGTCTCAAAAAAACCCCTCTTCGTGTTGCTAAGGCCCTTCTCTATGCTACCAAAG GTTATAAAGAAAACGCTAAGGAAATCATTCACAGTGCTTTGTTCCCTGAAGCTGGTTTAGACAATGCAGTAGGTCATGCAGGAGGACTTGGTGGGCTCGTGATGGTTCGAGATCTCGATCTATTCTCATATTGTGAGTCTTGCTTGCTTCCGATTCAGGTTAAGTGTCATGTAGGTTATGTCCCAACTGGTCAGAGGGTTGTAGGATTAAGCAAGCTCTCTAGAGTTGCTGATGTTTACGCAAAGCGACTCCAACATCCACAGCGTCTGGCAAACGAAATCTGTTCGGCTTTGCAACACGGGATCAAGTCGGCTGGTGTTGCAGTTGTGCTTCATTGTTTGCACATCAATTTTCCAAATTCGGAGTCTTTCTTACTTGATTCAAATCACCAAGGATGGGTAAAAACTATGGTGCATTCGGGTTCCGGTGTTTTTGATGACGAAAATGCAGATATATGGTCTGATTTTCTAAGTCTTCTGAGGCTCAGAGGTATTGATGTATCTCAGATAAAACACTCTTCCAAGCAATGTTGGTGTCCGTCCCAATCTCCTTCATGTTCTAAATTTTCATCACCGAAGCAAGGAATGGTCAGTGCAGTTGCATCGATTCTTACGTCTATCGGTGAAGATCCATTAAGGAAAGAGCTTGTCGGAACTCCTAGTCGGTTCTTGAAGTGGTTAATGAACTTCCAGACCACAAATTTGGGAATGAAGCTAAACGGCTTTGCTTGTGTCGGGACAGATTCTCTTAAAATCAACGGAGATGTCCGCCAGAATAAAGAACGTATGTGTTCTGAGCTGAACCTATCACTTTGGTCGCAATGCGAGCACCATTTACTGCCATTCTATGGCGTTGTGCATATTGGTTACTTCCTTGCTGAAGGATTTAACCCTATAGAAAAATCTATTTTACTGTCAATAGTAAATTTTTATGGTTTCAAGCTCCAGGTGCAGGAAAGACTTACACGGCAAATTGCAGAGACCGTTACATCTTTGTTAGGTGAAGATGTGATGGTTGTTGTTGAAGCGAATCATACTTGTATGATTTCAAGAGGTATTGAAAAGTTTGGAAGTAGCACAGCTACAATTGCTGTACTTGGTCGATTTGCTACGGATTCCGTCGCAAGGGCCCAGTTCTTGCAAAGTATTCCAAGTAGCAGTTCTGGGGGATCTTTATTATCTTAA